From the genome of Variovorax sp. RA8, one region includes:
- a CDS encoding shikimate kinase, with the protein MAVALVGLPGAGKSAVGRRLGQRLHLPFIDSDEVIERRIGCSIRDYFEREGEQSFRDLEESVIAELATSARGIVSTGGGSVLREANRIQLRSHFHVIYLRSSPEDLFRRLRHDVKRPLLQVADPLGRLHELYSARDPLYREAAHDVVETGRPSVAMLVNIIVMQLELAGVISPGAGSDPPG; encoded by the coding sequence GTGGCGGTCGCACTCGTCGGCTTGCCCGGCGCCGGAAAGTCCGCGGTGGGCCGGCGTCTCGGGCAGCGCCTCCATCTGCCCTTCATCGACAGCGATGAGGTGATCGAGCGCCGCATCGGCTGTTCCATCCGGGATTACTTTGAACGTGAAGGCGAGCAGAGTTTTCGCGACCTCGAGGAGAGCGTGATTGCCGAGCTCGCCACCTCAGCCCGCGGCATTGTCTCCACCGGAGGCGGCTCCGTGCTGCGCGAGGCGAATCGGATCCAGTTGCGCTCCCATTTCCACGTCATATACCTGCGCTCCTCGCCCGAGGACCTGTTCAGGCGCCTGCGGCACGACGTCAAGCGGCCGCTGCTGCAGGTGGCCGATCCGCTGGGTCGGCTGCACGAGCTCTACAGCGCGCGCGACCCGCTCTACCGCGAGGCCGCCCATGACGTGGTGGAAACCGGCCGGCCTTCGGTGGCGATGCTTGTGAACATCATCGTGATGCAGCTGGAGCTCGCTGGGGTGATATCCCCGGGCGCCGGAAGCGATCCGCCGGGCTGA